The Bradyrhizobium sp. CCBAU 051011 DNA segment ACGCCCAGGCCGGCTACCTCCTCTACTCCGGCCAAGGGCGTCCTTGCGCCGGAGGCGCGGGCCACCGCGGCGGCGACGGGATGATGGCTGGCAAGGGCGAGCCGCCCGACGAGCTCGAATACATCTTGCGGCACGTCGACCGCATTGGTGACGTCAAGCTCCGGCAAGGTCAGCGTGCCCGTCTTGTCGAACACGGCGCGATCGACGTCGGCCAGCCGCTCGATGGCATCGCCGGAATTGAGCAGCACGCCGGTGCGGAACATGGCGCCCGAGACGACGGTCTGAACTGCCGGTATCGCCAGGCCCAGCGCACAGGGACAGGTGATGATGAGGACCGAGATAGCGGTAACGATAGCGTCGTGCCAGGTGGCGCCATAGGCCGCCCAGCCCAGCATGGTCAGCAGCGCCGCCGTATGCACCACAGGCGCATAGAGCCGCGAGGCGCGGTCGGCGAGCTGTACGTAGCGGGAGCGCGCCTGCACGGCATTGTCGAGCAGCCGGCTGATCTCCGCCAGCAGCGTGCCTTCGGACGCCGCCGATACCCGCACCCGCAAGGCGCCCGACAGATTGAGCGTGCCGGCATAGACGGCCGTGCCCGGCCCAGCCTTCACGGGCAGAGTTTCTCCGGTGATCAGGCTCTGGTCGATCTTGGACTGTCCCTCGATCACAGAGCCGTCGACGGCCGAGCGCTCGCCCGGACGTAGCAGGACGATGTCGCCGGCCTGTACCGCGGCAATCGGCACGACGCTGATTTCATCGGCGCCGATGAATTTGGTCGCCGTTTCTCCCTTGAGTGCGGCGAGGTTTCCGGCGACCGCCCGCGTCTTGCGGCGCATGCTCTGGTCGAGGTAACGGCCGGCCAGCAGGAAGGCGAGCAGCATCAGCGCGGCATCGAAATAGGCATGCTCGGCGTGGTGGATCGTCTCCATCACCGACATCGCGAGCGCCATCACGATGCCGATCGAGATCGGCACATCCATATTGGTGCGGCGCGCCCGCAAGGCGGTCCAGGCGGAGCGGAAGAACGGCTGCCCTGAATAGGCCGCCGCGGGCAAGGCAATCAGCGCCGACAACCAGTGGAAGAAATCACGCTGTTCCGGGATCATGTCGGTGACATTGCCGGACCATACGGGGATCGACAGCATCATGATGTTCATCGCGGCAAAGGCCGCGACTCCGAGGCAGCGCAGCAGAAAACTCGCCTGCTCGGTCTCGACAGCTTCGGCGCGGACAGGCTCGAACGGATAGGCCTTGTAGCCAAGCTCGGCCAGCCGGTCGATGAAGCGGGCCGGATCGAGCGTACCTTCCTTCCATTCCAGCGCCACGCGGCGGTCGGTCAGGTTGACGCGCGCCAGCGTGACGTTCGGCAGCGCGGAAAGACCGCGCTCGATCTTCGACATGCAGCCCGCGCAATTGACGCCCTCGACTGCCAGATCGATATGCGACAGCCCCGAGCCGAGATGCCGGACATAATGTGAAAAGTCTCGCGTCGCCTGCATTGATCGCGCCTTCCTAGTTCAACAACATGCGGTTTCTGGACAGGAACATCCGCTGTCCCGACGCGACACCTTCAAGCACCAGATCCCACTGCCCCGGCGCAATGGTCTCCGCGCTTCCGCGATAGATGCCGGCGCTCACTTCGGCGAGCATGACCTGCTGATCGGCGCGGCGATCGGTCGGCCGCTCGAACCGGCCGAGAAATGTAAGTCCGGGCATCGGCCGCCCGGAATTGTCGCGGGCCTCGACCTGTAGCGTCGCGCCGCCCTGCCCGCTGCGCTCGACATGGGCGTCGACCTTCCAGTTGCGCGCGCTCTGGGCATGGGCGGTAGCGATCTCCTTCTGATAGGCAAGGCTGGCAGCGTAGGCGCTGTCGACCTCGGTGCCCGGCAGGGTCTGGATCGCGAGCCGCATCATGAGGAGGTTGACCCCGATCACGACGCCGAAGAACACCACCGTCATCACGAACACCATGCGCCCCGTGATCGGTCTCGGCGTCCATGCCCTGTTCATGTGAATGCTCCCCTCGGATTTCATGGCGACACGAAATGGTCAGTCGCGGAGGCCACTTCGCCGAGCCCGATGTCGGTCACGCGGAAATTCACCGGAACGGATTTTCCGGGATTGCTCTCCGCAGGCGCTGTCACCAGCATCCGCAATTCCGTGGTGGTGTCGCGCGCTAGGATGATCATGGGCCGGTCCTGCGTCACGGAATCGGCTCCGATGACATGGAGCGTGGCGTTGACCGGGCCGTCGATATCAATCGCGATCACGCGGTCGAAGCCGCGCTTGTTCAATAGGCGCACGGTATAGGCGTTGCGGATCGATCCGTCGGAGAGTTTTACCGCGACTGGATTGCGGTCATGCAGCACGTTGATATCGAGCAGCGAGCGCGTCAGCAGCACATAGAGCATCACCGCGCCGACCGCAGCGATCAGGGCGGCGTAGGTGACGGTGCGCGGCCGGATGATCCGGTAGATCGGCGGCTTGCCTTCCTGCCGCCGATGGATGTTGATGTCGTTGTCGTAGCCGATCAGGCGGGTTTCCCGGCCGATCTTGGTCATCACGGTGTCGCAGGCATCGATGCAGAGGCCGCACTGGATGCAGTCGAGCTGCGGCCCGTTGCGGATGTCGATGCCGGTCGGGCACACGGCCACGCACTGATAGCAGTCGATGCAATCGCCGACTGGCTGACCGAGCGCGCGCAGTTCGTTCGCCTTCTTCAGCGATGTCCGCGCCTCGCCGCGATCGTATTTATAGGTGACGTTGAGCGCCCATTCATCGGTGAGCGCGGCCTGGATGCGTGGCCATGGGCACATGTAGACGCAGACCTGCTCGCGCATGAAGCCGGCGAGCAAATAGGTCGTCGCGGTGAGAATGCCGATCCAGATATAGGCAATCATCGGCGCCTGGAAGGTGATGAGCTGCTTCACCAGTGTCGGCGCGTCGTTGAAGTAGAGCACCCAGGCGCCGCCGGTCCACCACGCGATCATCAGCCAGATCGAATGCTTCAGCAGGATCTCGGCAAAGCGCTCGAGCTTCATCGTGCCTTTGGCCGCATCCTTGCGCATGCGCTCGCGCCGGTCGCCTTCGATCATCCGCTCGATGGCATAGAATAAATCGGTCCACACCGTCTGCGGGCAGAGATAGCCGCACCAGATGCGGCCGCCGACAGCGTTCATCAGGAACAGCGTCAGGGCAGCTATGATCAACAGGCCGGTGAAGTAGTAGACTTCCTGCGGCCACAGCTCGATGAAGAAGAAATAGAAGCGGCTGTTCGGGAGATCGACCAGCACCGCCTGATCCGGGGCGCCGAGGCCCCTATTCCAGCGCACGAACGGCAGCAAGTAATAGACCCCGAGGCAGAACGCCATCAGTCCCCATTTGGTCCGGCGAAACGTTCCGGAAACGCTCTGCGGATAGACTTTTTTCTGCGCCGCATAAAGCGGCGCGTCGTCGTCAAGCTGCAGGTCGGTCGGGCTCACGGATTTGTTCATCGCCGGGTTGGTCTCGTCTCAGGCGTTCACTCTAGACCCAGCTCCATAGCCGCGTTTGATCCATCTCAAACAGAACGGCGACGCCGCATCACCCTGTCGCTATTTGCCTCCACCGAGCGAGTGGACGTAGACCGTCAGCGCCTTGATCGTGGAAGGATCGAGCCGGCCGACCCAGGCGGGCATGACGCCGGCGCGGCCGTTGCTGATGGTCTCCACCAGCGTCGCCTCGTCCGATCCGTACAGCCAGATCTTGTCGGTCAGATCGGGCGCGCCGAGTTCCTGATTTCCCTTGCCGTTATCGCCGTGGCAGGACGTGCAGTTTTCCGCAAAGATCTTCGCGCCGGCGGCCCGATCGTACCCCGGCGCCGTCGCCAGGCCGGACAACGACCGGACATAATTGGCGACGGTCACGATCTGGTCCTTCTTGAGAACGCCCTCCTTGCCGAACGCCAGCATCGCGCTCTCATGCGCCTTCGGATGCCCCGAGCGGGCGCCGAACTGGATCGTCTGCATGATCTGGTCGAGGCTGCCGCCCCACAGCCATTCGTCGTCGTTTAGATTGGGATAGCCCTTGGCCCCCGCCCCGCCGCTGCCGTGGCAAGGCGCGCAATTGTCACCGAACACCGTCTTGCCGCGCGCGCGGGCGAGCGCCAGCAGCGCGGGATTCTTCTCGATCTCCTCCAGCGAGGCAGCGCCAAGCGCCACCATCTTGTCGCCGCGGATCTTTTCCAGATTGGCCAGCTCGGCGGCGACCTCAGCGCGGGTGGAATAATTCCATATCCCCGTCGTGTGGCCCCAGAGCAGCGGCCACGCCGGATACACGATCCAGTAGCCGACCGCCCAGAGAATGGTCAGGTAGAAGGTGATCAACCACCAGCGCGGCAACGGCGTGTTGAGCTCCTTGATGCCGTCCCACTCGTGACCGGTGGTGGTTCTTCCCGATACATGATCGAGATCGCCGTGTTTCGTCATGATCGCATTACTCCTCGCGCAAAGGCATTTTCGCCGCTTCGTCGAAAGCGGCCTGGTTGCGCGGCCAAAGCGCGTAGGTCAGGATGGCGATGAAGATTCCGACGAAGATCGGCGTCCAGAACGTCGTGACCAGGTCCGACGCCAGGTTATGGACCGTGAGGATTGCTTTCATCGTTCTGCCTTCTCAGCGAAGATTTGCTTTTTCGTTGTAAAGTTTGAAGTCGACCAGCGTGCCGAGTATCTGTAAGTACGCGACCAGCGCATCCATTTCGGTCGGCGCGCCGCTCTTGCCGTCGAAATTGCGGGCAACCGCCTTCGGATAGCGCTTGGTGAAGGCATCCACGCCGGCATTGTCAGGATCGGCCTGTGCCTTGAGGTCGGCGATGGCATTGGCCACCTGGTCGTCCGAATAGGGCACGCCGACGGCGCGGTTGGTGCGCAGATGACCGGCCACGCTCGCCTCGTCGACTTCCGTCCGCGACAGGAAGGCGTAACCGGGCATCACCGACTGCGGCACGATCGCGCGCGGGTTGTTCAGATGCGTGACATGCCATTCGTCGGAATATTTGCCGCCGACACGCGCCAGATCGGGCCCGGTACGCTTGGATCCCCACTGGAACGGATGGTCATACATGCTCTCCGCCGCGAGCGAATAGTGGCCGTAGCGCTCGACCTCGTCGCGCAGCGGGCGAACCATCTGCGAATGGCAGAGGTAGCAGCCTTCGCGGACATAAACGTTGCGCCCGGCGAGTTCGAGCGGCGTGTATGGCCTGACGCCGTCGACCTTCTCGATCGTGCTCTTGAGATAGAACAGCGGGGTGATCTCGACGAGACCGCCGATGGCGATCACCACCAGAATTCCCGCGACCAGGACGATCGAGTTCTTTTCGAAGATTTGGTGCCGTGCCCAGAAAGACATTGTTGCGCTCCTCATTCCGCCGGCTGAAGAGCGACGGGCGAATGCACTTCCGCTTCGCCAACCCGCACCGTCATCCAGAGATTATAGGCCATGATCAGCGATCCGATCAGGAACAGCCCACCGCCTGCGGCGCGGATGATGTAGAAGGGATGCATCGCTTCCACGGTTTCGATGAAGGAATATTCGAGGAAGCCGAGCGAGGTGTAGGCGCGCCACATCAGGCCCTGCAGAATTCCCGACACCCACATCGCCGAGATGTAGAGCACGATGCCGATGGTCGCGGTCCAGAAGTGCCAGTTGACCAGCTTCAGGCTGTAGAGTCCCTTGCGATCCCATAGCCATGGAATCAGACAGTAGAGCGCACCAAAGGACACGAACCCGACCCAGCCCAGCGCACCGGAATGCACATGGCCGATGGTCCAGTCGGTGTAGTGGCTGAGCGAGTTGACGACCTTGATCGACATCATCGGCCCTTCGAAGGTCGACATGCCGTAGAAGGCGACCGACACGACCAGCATGCGCAATACGGGATCGGTGCGAAGCTTGTCCCAGGCGCCCGAGAGTGTCATCAGGCCGTTGATCATGCCGCCCCATGAGGGCATCCACAGCATGATCGAGAACGTCATGCCGAGCGTCTGCGCCCAGTCCGGCAGTGCCGTGTAGTGCAGATGGTGCGGACCGGCCCAGATGTAGAGGAAGATCAGCGACCAGAAATGGATGATCGACAACCGGTAGGAATAGACCGGCCGCTCGGCGCGCTTCGGAATGAAGTAGTACATGATGGCAAGGAAGCCGGCGGTCAGGAAGAAGCCGACGGCGTTATGCCCGTACCACCACTGGAACATGGCGTCCTGGACACCGGCCCAGGCAACGTAGGACTTCGAGCCGAATATCGACACCGGCAACGCGGGATTGTTGCCGAGATGCAGCACGGCGATAGTGACGATGAAAGCCAGATAGAACCAGTTGGCAACGAAGATATGCGGTTCTTTTCGCTTGATGATGGTCCCCAGAAAGACCAGCAGGTACACTACCCAGACGATCGTCAGCCATAGATCCGCGTACCACTCCGGCTCGGCATACTCCTTGGACTGGGTCACGCCGAGCAGATATCCGGTGCCGGCGACAAGAATGAAGAAGTTGTAGCCGATGACGACGAACCAGGGGGCCAGATCGCCCGCCAGGCGCACGCGGCAGGTCTTCTGCACGACATAGAGCGAGGACGCGATCAGCACGTTGCCGCCGAAGGCGAAGATGACGGCCGATGTATGCAGCGGTCGCAGGCGACCGAAGCTGGTCCATGGCAGATCGAAATTGAGCGAGGGCCACGCGAGCTGGGACGCGATCAATACCCCGACCGCAAACCCCGCGATGCCCCAGATCACCGACATCACGGCGGAGAACTTGATCGGGCCCATGTTGTAATTGGGCCGGCCGTTGATTTCCTGCGGCGGCAGCGACGGGCGGGCAAAGTACCGGTTGACGATCGCAATGACCGCCCAAAGGCTTGCGGCGGACGACAGCGCGGCATGGAATGCAAACGCCGTATCCTGCGCCATGGCCATGGCGAGCAGGCACAAAAATGCCATGAGCGAAAAGACCAGCACCAGACCGGCCTCGCCGTGTGTCATCGATTTTGCGGTTGAAGACTGGGTCATGAGCTAGCTTCTCTTCTGCGGATGCCTGACCTCACTGATCACAGCCTCGCGAGCGGGAAATTGATCGAGGTCAATCTTCTTGCGGTTTTGCGCAGTTTGTTGCTGATAGAGCTGGGCTGCGAGGATTCAGCAGCAACACGGGCCAATCGGCAGGCAAGCCTGCGTTGCCTTGGCACGTTTCAAAGGAACGTCGGCCCTGCTCACGGGCTCCTTCGCGAGGGAAGCAGCGCGTTCGGTCGACCCGTAAGCTTCCAGATGCGGGAGATCGGCATCCCGGACCGTCCGCTTGAATTCCGCGCGAGCGATGCGTTTGCTGAACTTGGTGATCATCGCGCGCCACCGGCGGCCCATGGCGGCAGCCAACCTTCCCGTATCGGCGGTCATGATTGTCACGACGAGACCTCGATGATCATGCGCGACCAGACCGCAGCCTGGCTGTGTCGCGCCCTGTCGGCGCGGGGTGACGATCAGCGCGATCAGAACGCACGGCGCTTGGCGGCGGAGGGACTGGCCAATTGTTTCGGGCGGGTTTGCAGGTCGCCCCAGAACAGCACCCCGGCAAACACCACGAACATCGTGACGACGAAGACGGTAACGAGCAACGAATCGGTCGGCATGCGGTTGATCTCCCCGTGATGGAGGCAGCATGCACGCGGGCTTCGATCGGGGCTTTGACCAAGATCAAATGCAACGCGACTTCCGCGGGATTTCTCATGCCGCAGCCATGGCGACAGCCCGGCCCGGGTCCAGCAGGCGGACACCACCCGCGACGATGATGAGCATCTTCTCGCGCTCGAACCGGGTCAGCGTCCGGCTCACGGTTTCGATCGTCAGCCCGAGATAATCCGCGATATCCTGCCGGCTCATCGGCAGCGTAATGGTCTGCCGTTCGTCGCCGATGTGGGCCAGACGCTTTCGCCAGCCGACAAGGAAGGACGCAACTTTCTCCTCCGCAGTGCGGCGGCCCAACAGCAACATCTGCTCCTGCGCCAGCATCAGTTCCCGCGCCGCGAACGCGTTGATCCGGATCAGGAAGTGCGGCCTCTGCTCGATGAAATGCGTGAACGTTTCCCTGGAGAAGCGGCACACTGTGATGGAATCGACTGCATCCGCCGAGAAACTGTAGCGATCGGACGGCGCCATGCCGAGAAAGTCGCCCGGCAGCGCAAAGCCGACGACCTGACGCCGCCCATCCGGCAGCAGCTTGTACAGACGCGCGACACCCGCCGCCACATTGTGGACCGAATGCGCGAGCTGACCCGCCGTGAACAGCGCTTCATTGGGAGCGAGATGAACGTGGCGGGCGATCCGCTCGAACTCGGCAAGGTCGGCCTGGTCAAGCGCGCCGCAGATGCTGAGCGAGCGCACGGTACAGGCTGAGCAGCGGCCGAAACTTGCCCGATTTGGAGAGATGGTTCGTATCATTTGCCGCTGTCCGTTCAAGCGCCGGATTGACGTCCCTGTCCGTGGCCGCCCCTCAACAACCAGGAGATATAGTTCATTGCAGTGAATCCAGCATGGGCTGGTTGATCCAGGTCAAATTCGCCGACGATTAAACCCTCACAATAGCAACCGGCTGGAGAATCCATTCGCCACGAGTTGGAGCTGCGATGATCAGACGAATCCTGATGCCACTGGCGTTCACGTTGATCTCGTTGGTGCCGGCAGCGGCTGCTTCGCCTCAGGAGCAGCGCGGCAAGACCTACGCGCTGAACAATTGCGCGCGCTGCCATTCGATCGACAAGGTTTCGCCAAGCCCGCTGAAGATCGCGCCGCCATTCCGGACGCTACACAAGCGCTATCCGATCGAGACCATTGCAGAGGCGCTGGCGGAGGGTATCTCTACCGGCCATCCCACCATGCCGGCGTTCCAGCTCGACCCGGACCAGATCGGCGACCTGTTGGCGTATCTGAAGACGCTCGAATAACAGCGCGGGTCATACTCCG contains these protein-coding regions:
- a CDS encoding heavy metal translocating P-type ATPase; the protein is MQATRDFSHYVRHLGSGLSHIDLAVEGVNCAGCMSKIERGLSALPNVTLARVNLTDRRVALEWKEGTLDPARFIDRLAELGYKAYPFEPVRAEAVETEQASFLLRCLGVAAFAAMNIMMLSIPVWSGNVTDMIPEQRDFFHWLSALIALPAAAYSGQPFFRSAWTALRARRTNMDVPISIGIVMALAMSVMETIHHAEHAYFDAALMLLAFLLAGRYLDQSMRRKTRAVAGNLAALKGETATKFIGADEISVVPIAAVQAGDIVLLRPGERSAVDGSVIEGQSKIDQSLITGETLPVKAGPGTAVYAGTLNLSGALRVRVSAASEGTLLAEISRLLDNAVQARSRYVQLADRASRLYAPVVHTAALLTMLGWAAYGATWHDAIVTAISVLIITCPCALGLAIPAVQTVVSGAMFRTGVLLNSGDAIERLADVDRAVFDKTGTLTLPELDVTNAVDVPQDVFELVGRLALASHHPVAAAVARASGARTPLAGVEEVAGLGVRGFVRGLEVRLGRPSFCGADQIANEILHRDPEASVVAFRHGETRHVFAVRQRLRPDAAGAIASLVRAGIEVEILSGDREPAVRHAAEQLGVHEWRAGVTPADKIVRIEELKRQGVKVLMVGDGMNDAPALAAAHASMSPVSATHLSQATADLVFLGDRLAPVVAAIGFSQKALLLMRQNLWLAAGYNLLAVPLAIAGLATPLVAAAAMSGSSLLVILNALRAHRGARELC
- a CDS encoding Crp/Fnr family transcriptional regulator: MIRTISPNRASFGRCSACTVRSLSICGALDQADLAEFERIARHVHLAPNEALFTAGQLAHSVHNVAAGVARLYKLLPDGRRQVVGFALPGDFLGMAPSDRYSFSADAVDSITVCRFSRETFTHFIEQRPHFLIRINAFAARELMLAQEQMLLLGRRTAEEKVASFLVGWRKRLAHIGDERQTITLPMSRQDIADYLGLTIETVSRTLTRFEREKMLIIVAGGVRLLDPGRAVAMAAA
- the ccoO gene encoding cytochrome-c oxidase, cbb3-type subunit II — encoded protein: MSFWARHQIFEKNSIVLVAGILVVIAIGGLVEITPLFYLKSTIEKVDGVRPYTPLELAGRNVYVREGCYLCHSQMVRPLRDEVERYGHYSLAAESMYDHPFQWGSKRTGPDLARVGGKYSDEWHVTHLNNPRAIVPQSVMPGYAFLSRTEVDEASVAGHLRTNRAVGVPYSDDQVANAIADLKAQADPDNAGVDAFTKRYPKAVARNFDGKSGAPTEMDALVAYLQILGTLVDFKLYNEKANLR
- the ccoG gene encoding cytochrome c oxidase accessory protein CcoG is translated as MNKSVSPTDLQLDDDAPLYAAQKKVYPQSVSGTFRRTKWGLMAFCLGVYYLLPFVRWNRGLGAPDQAVLVDLPNSRFYFFFIELWPQEVYYFTGLLIIAALTLFLMNAVGGRIWCGYLCPQTVWTDLFYAIERMIEGDRRERMRKDAAKGTMKLERFAEILLKHSIWLMIAWWTGGAWVLYFNDAPTLVKQLITFQAPMIAYIWIGILTATTYLLAGFMREQVCVYMCPWPRIQAALTDEWALNVTYKYDRGEARTSLKKANELRALGQPVGDCIDCYQCVAVCPTGIDIRNGPQLDCIQCGLCIDACDTVMTKIGRETRLIGYDNDINIHRRQEGKPPIYRIIRPRTVTYAALIAAVGAVMLYVLLTRSLLDINVLHDRNPVAVKLSDGSIRNAYTVRLLNKRGFDRVIAIDIDGPVNATLHVIGADSVTQDRPMIILARDTTTELRMLVTAPAESNPGKSVPVNFRVTDIGLGEVASATDHFVSP
- a CDS encoding FixH family protein, translating into MNRAWTPRPITGRMVFVMTVVFFGVVIGVNLLMMRLAIQTLPGTEVDSAYAASLAYQKEIATAHAQSARNWKVDAHVERSGQGGATLQVEARDNSGRPMPGLTFLGRFERPTDRRADQQVMLAEVSAGIYRGSAETIAPGQWDLVLEGVASGQRMFLSRNRMLLN
- the ccoN gene encoding cytochrome-c oxidase, cbb3-type subunit I, which translates into the protein MTQSSTAKSMTHGEAGLVLVFSLMAFLCLLAMAMAQDTAFAFHAALSSAASLWAVIAIVNRYFARPSLPPQEINGRPNYNMGPIKFSAVMSVIWGIAGFAVGVLIASQLAWPSLNFDLPWTSFGRLRPLHTSAVIFAFGGNVLIASSLYVVQKTCRVRLAGDLAPWFVVIGYNFFILVAGTGYLLGVTQSKEYAEPEWYADLWLTIVWVVYLLVFLGTIIKRKEPHIFVANWFYLAFIVTIAVLHLGNNPALPVSIFGSKSYVAWAGVQDAMFQWWYGHNAVGFFLTAGFLAIMYYFIPKRAERPVYSYRLSIIHFWSLIFLYIWAGPHHLHYTALPDWAQTLGMTFSIMLWMPSWGGMINGLMTLSGAWDKLRTDPVLRMLVVSVAFYGMSTFEGPMMSIKVVNSLSHYTDWTIGHVHSGALGWVGFVSFGALYCLIPWLWDRKGLYSLKLVNWHFWTATIGIVLYISAMWVSGILQGLMWRAYTSLGFLEYSFIETVEAMHPFYIIRAAGGGLFLIGSLIMAYNLWMTVRVGEAEVHSPVALQPAE
- a CDS encoding cbb3-type cytochrome c oxidase subunit 3, coding for MKAILTVHNLASDLVTTFWTPIFVGIFIAILTYALWPRNQAAFDEAAKMPLREE
- the ccoP gene encoding cytochrome-c oxidase, cbb3-type subunit III; its protein translation is MTKHGDLDHVSGRTTTGHEWDGIKELNTPLPRWWLITFYLTILWAVGYWIVYPAWPLLWGHTTGIWNYSTRAEVAAELANLEKIRGDKMVALGAASLEEIEKNPALLALARARGKTVFGDNCAPCHGSGGAGAKGYPNLNDDEWLWGGSLDQIMQTIQFGARSGHPKAHESAMLAFGKEGVLKKDQIVTVANYVRSLSGLATAPGYDRAAGAKIFAENCTSCHGDNGKGNQELGAPDLTDKIWLYGSDEATLVETISNGRAGVMPAWVGRLDPSTIKALTVYVHSLGGGK
- a CDS encoding cytochrome c, translating into MIRRILMPLAFTLISLVPAAAASPQEQRGKTYALNNCARCHSIDKVSPSPLKIAPPFRTLHKRYPIETIAEALAEGISTGHPTMPAFQLDPDQIGDLLAYLKTLE